A genomic region of Campylobacter corcagiensis contains the following coding sequences:
- a CDS encoding sodium-dependent transporter, with the protein MKDHFSKIGFVLSVAGGAVGLGNAWKFPTMVGTNGGFAFVLLYLLITLTIGFAIFLAEILMGKLSRKDPVNAYLSLSPTPKKGKIWKNAGFFTIGGILVLSFYLVILGWVIRYIFVSLTALPKDINSARAMFEGFVSGDILGSIFFFFIGFAITLFVVSKGVKNGIEKLNVWMMPLLFVMLLGMLIFSSTIDGFKDAAKFLFYMDFSKLNFSVMLDALGLSFFTLCVGIGCIMTYAASMSDETNPIASSLYIVLINILIAFMMGLIVFTFIFEFNGDPTEQGVGLVFFSLLTLFSNFGIVGNLLAFLFFVSLFFAGITSAISMIEPFTFYLVSEYKISRKKALVYIGLAVFILGCLSILSISAKFSGLLTFFGKSFFDCLDFLTSNVTLPLGALLTAVFVGYVMRSELVRGYFEPYMGKCVFKVWFFVLKFVAPFAIVAIVLNQILG; encoded by the coding sequence TTGAAAGATCATTTTTCTAAAATAGGGTTTGTTTTAAGTGTCGCAGGTGGGGCTGTAGGTTTAGGAAATGCTTGGAAATTTCCAACTATGGTAGGAACAAATGGTGGCTTTGCCTTTGTTTTACTTTACTTGCTTATTACTTTAACTATCGGTTTTGCTATATTTTTGGCTGAAATTTTGATGGGAAAACTAAGCCGTAAAGATCCTGTCAATGCTTATCTTTCGCTCTCACCAACGCCAAAAAAAGGTAAAATTTGGAAAAATGCAGGCTTTTTTACCATAGGTGGAATTTTAGTTTTATCATTTTATCTTGTGATTTTAGGCTGGGTTATAAGATATATTTTTGTTAGTTTAACAGCTTTGCCAAAAGATATCAATAGTGCTAGGGCGATGTTTGAAGGATTTGTTAGTGGTGATATTTTAGGAAGTATATTTTTCTTTTTTATAGGTTTTGCTATTACACTTTTTGTGGTATCAAAAGGGGTTAAAAATGGCATAGAAAAGCTAAATGTCTGGATGATGCCGCTACTTTTTGTGATGCTTCTTGGGATGCTTATATTTTCTTCGACTATTGATGGCTTTAAAGATGCGGCTAAATTTCTTTTTTATATGGATTTTTCTAAGCTAAATTTTAGCGTTATGCTTGATGCTTTGGGATTATCATTTTTTACTCTTTGTGTTGGAATTGGGTGTATTATGACTTATGCTGCTTCTATGAGTGATGAGACAAATCCGATAGCTAGCTCACTTTATATAGTGCTTATAAATATCTTAATAGCTTTTATGATGGGGCTAATAGTCTTTACATTTATATTTGAATTTAACGGCGATCCGACAGAACAAGGAGTAGGGCTAGTGTTTTTTTCACTTCTTACGCTTTTTTCAAATTTTGGCATTGTTGGAAATTTACTAGCGTTTCTTTTCTTTGTAAGTCTGTTTTTTGCGGGTATTACTTCAGCCATTTCTATGATAGAACCATTTACTTTTTATCTTGTAAGCGAGTATAAAATTTCAAGAAAAAAGGCTTTGGTTTATATAGGTTTAGCAGTGTTTATACTTGGCTGTTTATCCATACTTTCAATAAGTGCTAAATTTAGTGGTTTACTTACTTTTTTTGGCAAGAGCTTTTTTGATTGTCTTGATTTTTTAACATCAAATGTTACTCTTCCGCTTGGGGCTTTATTAACAGCAGTATTTGTTGGGTATGTTATGCGAAGTGAGCTTGTAAGGGGTTATTTTGAGCCATATATGGGTAAATGCGTTTTTAAAGTGTGGTTTTTTGTACTTAAATTTGTAGCACCTTTTGCTATAGTTGCTATAGTTTTAAACCAAATTCTAGGCTAA
- the cysK gene encoding cysteine synthase A: MMIAENVLDLIGNTPLVKINSFSKDATILAKAEFLNPSGSVKDRASIFMIKDAFQRGVITKNSVIIEPTSGNTGIGLAMVCAVYGLKLILTMPSSMSVERQKLIKAYGANIVLTDPALGMKGAVDESIRLRDELNGFIPSQFDNPANIQAHKETTAKEILAEVTPDIFIAGFGSGGTISGVGEILKAKNPNIKVIGVEPASSPLLSSGAAGAHKIQGIGANFIPKNLHKSVVDEYFTVSNEDAFNSAKQLAKKEGLLVGISSGANVYAASVIAKENPGKTIVTILCDTGERYLSLF; this comes from the coding sequence ATAATGATAGCTGAAAATGTATTAGATTTAATAGGAAACACACCACTTGTTAAGATAAATAGCTTTTCAAAAGATGCAACAATACTAGCAAAGGCTGAATTTTTAAACCCAAGTGGTTCAGTTAAAGATAGAGCTTCAATCTTTATGATAAAAGATGCTTTTCAAAGAGGCGTTATTACAAAAAATAGTGTAATAATAGAGCCAACAAGTGGCAACACAGGTATAGGACTAGCTATGGTTTGTGCAGTTTATGGGCTTAAACTAATCCTTACAATGCCAAGTTCGATGAGTGTTGAAAGACAAAAGCTCATTAAAGCTTATGGTGCTAATATTGTACTAACTGACCCAGCACTTGGCATGAAAGGAGCAGTTGATGAGAGCATTAGACTTCGTGATGAACTAAACGGCTTTATCCCAAGTCAGTTTGACAATCCAGCAAATATCCAAGCACATAAAGAGACAACCGCAAAAGAGATTTTAGCTGAAGTAACTCCTGATATCTTTATAGCTGGTTTTGGAAGTGGCGGAACGATAAGTGGTGTGGGTGAAATTTTAAAAGCTAAAAATCCAAATATTAAAGTAATTGGAGTTGAACCAGCCTCATCTCCACTTCTTAGTAGTGGCGCAGCAGGAGCACATAAAATTCAAGGAATTGGAGCAAATTTCATTCCTAAAAATTTACATAAAAGCGTAGTAGATGAGTACTTTACAGTAAGCAATGAAGACGCTTTTAACTCAGCTAAACAATTAGCTAAAAAAGAGGGTTTGCTCGTTGGAATTTCAAGTGGAGCAAATGTTTATGCAGCTTCTGTCATAGCCAAAGAAAATCCTGGTAAAACAATAGTAACTATACTTTGTGATACAGGCGAGAGATATCTTTCTCTTTTTTAG
- a CDS encoding RrF2 family transcriptional regulator — translation MALLTTKGVYGLSAIYEIAKASEISPVTIKEISDNTKISRGYLEQILNLLKNAKIISSVKGKGGGYYLKKTLDEITFYEVFTALEKEVSIANTQVENLSINMLLAKFDLKIKDILDLPLSKIEKVEKESTKYLNFVI, via the coding sequence ATGGCACTTCTTACAACTAAAGGTGTTTATGGGCTTTCGGCTATTTACGAGATAGCCAAGGCCAGTGAAATTTCACCAGTTACTATCAAAGAGATAAGTGACAACACTAAAATTTCAAGAGGTTATTTAGAACAAATCCTAAATCTACTCAAAAATGCTAAAATCATATCTAGCGTTAAGGGTAAAGGTGGTGGATACTATCTAAAAAAAACACTTGATGAGATAACTTTTTATGAAGTTTTTACTGCTCTTGAAAAAGAGGTGAGTATAGCAAATACTCAAGTTGAAAATTTAAGTATAAATATGCTTCTTGCTAAATTTGACTTAAAAATAAAAGATATATTAGACCTTCCGCTAAGTAAAATAGAAAAAGTAGAAAAGGAAAGTACTAAATACCTAAATTTCGTAATATAA
- a CDS encoding O-acetylhomoserine aminocarboxypropyltransferase/cysteine synthase family protein, which translates to MEKQTLALHSGYDSLSGYGTMAVPIYFNTAYNFGTADMAADRFTLKDLGYIYSRLSNPTTDVFQKRLAALEGGSAAVATSSGQAAVFATMANLVKSGDTILMSDKVYGGTVTLLTSSLANFGVKTKVFDAENTNELESLIDDTTKAILFETLSNPQISIADVDSIVSIANKYDIVTVADNTVLSPALYNPIKDGVDVVIHSASKYISGQGLSIAGAVVSSPKLNEKLKNNSRYPLYNEPDETYHGLVYSDFTDSFDIFSLRLVFRVLRDFGMTISPFNSFQLIQGLETLDLRMEKHSKNALEVAEFLANHPKVKSVTYPGLKNSKGNKIAKEKFKDGLSSGLLCFEVENYDIAKEISDKTKIFSVVVNIGDSKSIITHPASTTHSQLSQSELKTAGISSGLIRLSVGLESAKDLIADLKQALD; encoded by the coding sequence ATGGAAAAGCAAACTTTAGCTCTTCATTCAGGATATGATAGTTTGAGCGGATATGGCACTATGGCAGTTCCTATCTACTTTAACACGGCTTATAACTTTGGAACTGCTGATATGGCAGCAGATCGCTTCACACTTAAGGATTTAGGGTATATATACTCAAGACTATCAAACCCTACAACTGATGTATTTCAAAAAAGGCTTGCGGCTTTAGAAGGCGGATCAGCAGCAGTTGCAACTTCAAGTGGTCAAGCAGCAGTTTTTGCAACCATGGCCAATCTTGTAAAATCAGGCGATACAATACTTATGTCAGATAAAGTTTATGGTGGAACAGTAACACTTCTTACTTCAAGTCTTGCAAATTTTGGCGTTAAAACCAAAGTCTTTGATGCTGAAAACACTAATGAACTAGAAAGTCTTATAGATGATACTACAAAGGCTATTTTGTTTGAAACTCTATCTAACCCACAAATTTCTATAGCTGATGTGGATAGTATAGTTAGCATCGCAAATAAATACGACATTGTCACAGTAGCTGATAATACCGTCCTTAGCCCTGCTTTGTATAATCCAATAAAAGATGGCGTTGATGTGGTTATTCATAGTGCTAGCAAATACATTAGCGGTCAAGGATTAAGCATTGCTGGAGCGGTTGTATCTAGCCCAAAGCTAAATGAAAAACTAAAAAACAACTCTAGATATCCACTATATAATGAACCAGATGAGACTTATCATGGCTTAGTTTACTCAGACTTTACAGATAGCTTTGATATATTCTCACTTAGACTTGTTTTTAGGGTTTTAAGAGATTTTGGTATGACTATTTCACCTTTTAACTCATTTCAGTTAATTCAAGGACTTGAAACGCTTGATTTAAGGATGGAAAAACACTCTAAAAACGCTCTAGAAGTAGCAGAATTTTTAGCAAATCATCCAAAAGTAAAAAGCGTAACTTATCCAGGACTTAAAAACTCGAAAGGAAATAAAATCGCAAAAGAGAAATTTAAAGATGGCTTATCTAGTGGGCTTTTATGCTTTGAAGTTGAAAACTACGATATAGCAAAAGAGATCTCAGATAAAACTAAAATTTTCTCAGTTGTGGTAAATATCGGAGATAGCAAATCTATCATAACTCATCCAGCAAGTACAACTCACTCACAACTTAGCCAAAGTGAGCTAAAAACAGCTGGAATCAGTAGTGGGCTAATTCGTCTTAGTGTAGGTCTTGAAAGTGCTAAAGATCTTATAGCTGACTTAAAACAAGCACTTGATTAA